Proteins from one Malaya genurostris strain Urasoe2022 chromosome 2, Malgen_1.1, whole genome shotgun sequence genomic window:
- the LOC131426984 gene encoding uncharacterized protein LOC131426984, with protein MKIIKFPVRISPLVVLLVCIEALYARSISERKRDYDYEFDGTNAASYHGSKSGYSAGSGLRSIAQGSADQANNAVVSQVAAAKQAAYVAQSTLAQAASQAAATAQAALEGKQVLLQGLEHQSIEAHQALENEIAQLHQAKKSAKAAQYAAQQALNHVQVLTAALNNAQVASEHTQQAANEASTELASQNQMVGTAKARVESIEEQLRAAQVDYEATLEAAHKAAGSAQEAQKNAAEAASYAAIQHPIQLDPHSVQFQSKASKQQQHEPEDDINSGEIDVGSNRTFG; from the exons atgaaaataatcaaatttcCGGTGCGCATTTCCCCGCTGGTGGTGCTTCTGGTTTGTATAG AGGCCTTGTACGCACGATCAATCTCCGAGCGGAAGCGAGATTACGATTACGAATTCGATGGTACCAACGCGGCTTCCTATCACGGTTCGAAATCTGGATACAGCGCTGGTAGCGGCCTTCGATCGATAGCCCAAGGTTCTGCAGATCAGGCTAACAACGCTGTAGTTAGTCAGGTGgcagctgccaaacaagcggcttATGTAGCCCAAAGTACCCTAGCCCAGGCGGCATCCCAAGCTGCGGCAACTGCTCAGGCAGCGCTGGAAGGAAAACAGGTGCTTCTGCAAGGATTGGAGCATCAAAGTATCGAGGCTCATCAGGCACTGGAAAATGAAATTGCTCAACTGCATCAAGCGAAAAAGTCGGCCAAGGCAGCTCAGTACGCTGCTCAGCAGGCTTTGAATCACGTTCAGGTTCTAACCGCTGCGCTGAATAACGCTCAG GTCGCATCCGAACACACACAGCAAGCCGCCAATGAAGCATCCACGGAACTAGCCTCACAAAATCAAATGGTTGGAACTGCCAAGGCTCGTgtcgaatccatcgaagagcaGCTAAGAGCTGCCCAGGTGGACTACGAGGCAACACTGGAAGCGGCTCACAAGGCAGCTGGTTCTGCACAGGAAGCACAGAAGAATGCGGCGGAAGCGGCAAGCTATGCCGCGATTCAGCACCCGATTCAGCTGGACCCGCACAGTGTTCAGTTCCAGTCGAAGGCTTCGAAACAGCAGCAACATGAACCGGAAGATGACATCAACAGCGGCGAGATAGACGTCGGTTCCAACCGAACATTCGGATGA